GATGGAGTAGAAGTGCTTGCTGGCAATCGAATCCCCGAAGGTGCTTTTCCTATTGCTCAAGCTTATGCGGGTCATCAATTTGGGCATTTTACGATGCTAGGAGATGGACGGGCTCTGCTGCTTGGAGAGCAGATCACCCCTCTAGGTAAACGTTTTGATATACAACTAAAGGGTTCAGGAAAAACATCATACTCTCGCCGGGGCGATGGTCGAGCGGCACTTGGGCCGATGCTACGTGAATATATCATCAGCGAAGCAATGCATGCGCTTGGTATTCCTACTACCCGCAGTCTAGCGGTGGTGACAACCGGTGAGACAGTCATTCGTGAAACTGACCTGCCTGGTGCAATTCTAACACGAGTGGCTGACAGTCATATTCGTGTCGGCACCTTTCAATACGTTTTAAAATGGGGCACGATTGATGAACTCCGAGTCCTAGCGGATTATACATTGCAAAGACATTTTCCAGAGGCTGAGGCTGGTGATAATCCCTATCTTTCATTACTTAAGGAAGTCATCAAGCGTCAGGCCACACTGATTGCTAAGTGGCAACTAGTAGGCTTTATTCACGGGGTGATGAATACCGATAACATGGCCATTAGTGGAGAAACCATTGATTATGGTCCTTGCGCTTTCATGGATGCCTATGATCCGGCAACAGTATTTAGTTCCATTGACATTCAGGGGCGTTATGCCTATGGCAATCAGCCGCGTATTGCTGCATGGAATCTCTCGCGATTCGCTGAAACCCTCTTGCCTCTGCTCCATGACGATCATGAGCAGGCGGTCAAACTGGCCCAGGATGCCATTTCAGATTTTACTGAGTTATATCGCAGTAATTGGATTGCGGGAATGAGAGCAAAGCTTGGAATCGGTAATGAGGAGAAACAGGATGAATCCCTTATTGAAGATCTCCTCACTATAATGCAGAAGTATCGTGCGGACTATACCAATACCTTCCTTGCATTAACCTTTGGTAGGCTAGAGGATACGGTTCTGTCTGGAACCCCAGAGTTTGCCCAGTGGCATGAAATGTGGCAGGCTCGCCGAGGCAGACAGCAGGGATCGAAATCAACCTCGTATCAATTGATGCAAAACAGCAATCCTGCGCTAATTCCACGGAATCATCGGGTAGAAGAAGCTTTAGAAAGCGCAGTACAACAAGGAGATTACAGCGTGATGGAGCGGCTTCTTATTGCTCTTTCCAATCCTTACACTCACTCTCTCGAACAGGCTGAATATTGTACACTCCCTCCGCAGTCAGCTATTCCTTACCGAACCTATTGCGGTACATGATTATATAGAGCCGTTTTAGAATGAGATGACTACATCCATTGTTTGTACTATCTTGGCTTACCAAGCACCTGTTTTATTTATTGAAGCTTTGCAGAAGTAAATCATTAGGCAGTCAGGATATGTGAATTATTTCATGAAAAAAAGCTCGTGCTTCCTCTTGGAGTACCGAGCTTTTTTGTGTTAATACGAATTGCTTTTGGACTCAGCTTTTGGTAAAGCTTGCATGGGAGAGCGGCTGTCCACTTTTCCGAAATGGAGAATTCTCCATACTTCAAAGATAAGATGATGGGTCACGTGATCCAATTCTTCCGTACGAGAAATAATTTTGTAAATTCGATCCATCATGACCTGATATTCTTCTTCGCTTAAATGCACGTGGGGCATGTTGCAATCACCTTCCAATTTATGTGTTGTATCCTTATTGTCACCTTACTACCAGCGGTTTTAATCAGTGCTCAACTTTCTTTTTTTTCTTCCTTATGTCATCATGGAAGCAGATTTGTTTCAGAGAGGAGCAGCAGATGTATGAAGCCAAATACGAAAGCTATGCAACGTGGTATACAAAGCGCTATTAAGCAATTGGAAGGGCGTTTTTTAGAGCGGGAGGAATTGATTCGTCTGCTGTTTTTAGCGGTCATGAGCGGTGAGAATGCTTTGTTAGTAGGCCCGCCAGGAACTGCAAAATCACAGCTAGCTCGTGCTTTCTCACAATTATTTGGTACCAATCATTGGTTTGAATATTTATTAACACGCTTTAGCACACCTGATGAATTATTCGGTCCCATTTCCATACAGCAATTAAAGCAGGATCAATATGTGCGCAAAACAAAAGGATACTTACCAACGGCACAATTTGCATTTTTGGATGAAATTTTTAAGGCAAACAGCGCTATCTTAAACGCCTTGTTATCTATCTTGAATGAACGCGTCTTCTTTAATGGTCAAGAGAAGGAGGAAGTACCATTATTGTTTGTGATGGCGGCCTCTAACGAGCTGCCTGACGATCAGGAGCAATTAGCGGCGTTATATGATCGGTTTCTTATTCGGTATGAAGTTGGCTATTTGAAGCTTGCCTCCAGTTATGAGAAGATGTTTCAGCTTGATTTTGAACCTCTTCCTACCTTATTTAACATGTACGAAGTAAAAGATGTACAAGAGGCGGCTTCTAAGGTGCATATACCGGAATCACTTGTTTACTTCTTATACAGATTAAAGCAGCAAATGGAAGATAAAGAGTTCGTTATATCTGATCGTCGTTTGCGTAAAATTGCACTAGTATGGCAAACCTCCGCTGTATTGAATGGACGGGATGAGGTTTCTCTCTGGGATACGGTGTTTACTCCACATATGCTTTGGGATGTACCTGAGGATTTACCAGTACTGACTGAGCTGTACCAAGAGAGATTTATGGAATCCTTGAAGATAGAGCTAGAGAAGGAGCTTCCCTTGCGCTATTATGAACAGATTTCAAGCAAATGGATGGAAAAAGAGGATGAGCTTCATGCTTTCCAATTTAAAAAGGAAATTGGCTCCAAAATGACTAAGGAAGCTTCAGAGCAAGCAAAAAGAATGCTGGAGCAGTGCCGGATAGAACTGGAAGAAACAGGACGTCATCTACAGCAAAAGCTGACGGACTGGCTTAAGCAGGAGGCGGACTTATCTGGTTATCTTTTGGAGAAAAATTTCATGCTATTACATGTGGAGTCTTATACGTGAAGTTTGCGCACCTGCGTCTGGAGGGAGAACGACATTTGCAAATCCTACAGGGCTTGTATCGCACGCTGTTTGACCGAGAGCTTCCCGGAGTCGAGTACGACTATACTTTGTAATGGTGGTGACGGGAGATGTTTGTACGACACCAGCGTGTAGATCGCTTTGTGTTTGATGCTTATTTTCGTTCTTCTCGTATTGCAAAGGAATGGGTCGAGGAAACGATGCGTAAATCGCCATGGTTTAGTGAGGCCCTGTTGTTTGATTTCTTCTTAGCTTTTTATTTGAAGCAGCCAGAGGTAAATGAAGTTAGTGATGCTGTTCCTTTTCATCGTTGGATGGTTCGTTCTTTGTTGCGTCAGCATTTTTACCAAAGTATTCATCCAAGAACCATAGCTAGCGAGAGCGCCTCCTTTAAAACGGCGAGTAAGGCACTTATGTGGCTAGTCTCTAGCTTTGAAGAAGAGGTACAGCGGCGTAAAAAAATGGACAAGATACTAGGTGTTTCAGACCAATCACAGCAAGGGCAAAATATTGACCAGCAATCGAGTGATCCTGAGCAAACGGATCAGCTACTAGAACGCTTGACCCAAAAACAGCAGGAGCAATTACGGTTGGTAGGCTACACCTTACAGCAGGGGAAGCAAATGGTAGAGGATAAGGAAGAATCTCAATCTGCTCGTCCGCTGGCAGAAGAAGAGGTGCAATTACTGCGCAGTCGAATCATAGAGATGCAAGAAGAGATGAAAACGAATTATATAAAGCGTCCCAAGCTGTTGCAGAAGGTAAAAAAGCTGGAAGCAGAATTGATGCAGAGACAAAAGCAGGTAGAGCGTCTCATAAAGCAAGAAAAGTCGGCAATACAGCACCTAGAACAGGAATTGGGTGACTGGTTACAGCAATCTTTAAAGAAGTCATTACAGACAGAAGAGCAGGATACCTCATATTTGTTTGCCTTGGTAGAGGCGAGTCAACGTTTCTCGAATCGACGGTGGGGAAGTGATCTGGGGAAACTCAGAAGGGAAACATATGAAAAGTATTTAAAATGGGTGGAGCAGCTTTCCAAGCATCCAGACCTACTACACTTTTTGCAGGAAGTGGGACGTAATGTTCACGAATTTTCTATGCGTAAAAAAAAGCGTAAAGAACGACGTATGCCGGAAGAATATGATGATTTAAGGCAGAGTGGAGATTTGTCTCATTTATTGGCGAGTGAAGCATTGTTACTTGCTGATCCTGATTTAGAAACCTATTTTATGGTTAAGGCGTTGGAACAAAAATTACTAACATACGATACGATAGGCTGGCGCGATGAGCCTCCTAGTGGACCTGTAATTTGCATGTTGGACAGTTCTCATTCTATGCGAGGTGCAAAGCTTCGGTTAGCCCAAATTTTTGTTATGACCTTTGCAGCTATCTCTTTATTGGAAAAACGTGATTTTATGCTTATGCTATTTGGCACAAAGGGCGAGGTTATTGAACGACCCTTGTATTATAAAAAGCCGGATTGGATGGGGTTTTATGAGCTAGCTCAGCAGGCTTTTGGTGGAGGCACTAATTTCGATGAGCCAATAAAGCGGGGCATACAGATATTGTATGAGAATCCCAAGTTCGAAGCTGCTGATTTCGTTATGATAACTGATGGGATTGGAGAAATATCTCCGCCGGTGCGTCAATTATTGGGCCAGATGGCTGTGGATAAGCAGGTTAAATTGCATTCCTTAATCATGGGAACGGCACGACAGCATCTCGTTCAGACCTATGACCTGATTGGGATTTCCCATCAGGTACGCTTTGCTACCTCATGGGAAACCAATGACCCACAGAACAGCGGACTCTTCCTTGATGTGTTTGCTCCATAGCGGAGTGCTACAGTTTCATTAGTATGTCCAAAATAAAAAACTATATATCGAAAAGAGCTGTAGACCGATTAGGTTCCACAGCTCTTTTTGGTTTACTCTTCTTCTTATCCAATCCGCGCAAGCATCGTTTTACTAAATTCTAATTCATTCATTTTTTCTAAAACCAATACTGGATCATATTCCCAGCTTGCTTCTTCTAACATCAACTCCACAGGAGCATCAGATAGAATGGTTGCTAATTTTTGACTTAGATATACTTGTTCTTTATTCTCTGTCAATTTGGCTCGCATTTTAGGTGTTAGCGAATCTACATTAGCATACAGATTATCTAGGGTACCATGCTCTGTTATTAATTTCACTGCTGTTTTTTCCCCAATGCCAGGACAACCGGGGATACAATCAGAGGTATCTCCTTGCAGGGCTTTTACATCAATAACCTGAGCAGATGTAATACCTTTTTGTTCGAGTAAGGACTGCGGGCAGTAATGCTCATGTTTCCCGCCGTTTTTCAAAATTTTAACATGTACCTGATCACAGACAAGCTGCAGGCTGTCATAGTCACCCGAGCATATGATTACTTCATGACCTTCTTCAGCAAATCGTTTGGATAACGTACCTAAGATATCGTCCCCTTCATAACCTGACAAGCCTACATTAGGTATAGAGAAAGCCTGGGTAACCTCCTTCACCAGCGAGAACTGAGGAATTAACTCGGCAGGTGGTTCGACTCGATTCGATTTATACCCATCGTACCATTGACTACGCAATAAGGACTCGCGTGAAGCAACATCCCAAGCAACGATCAAATGAGTTGGTTGAATGAGGTCTGCATAATCAAGCATCATTTTGGTAAAACCATAGACAGCATTTGTGTACAAGCCGCTTTTGGTTTGACGAATACTGCCTGTCCATGAGGAGGCATAAAATGCACGGAAAAGAAAGCTCATGCCATCCAATAGTAAAATTTTATTCTTCAAAGCAAATAACTCCTCCCATAATAAACGCCAACTGTCTCTGTTTCGCTATTATAGCATGAAAGGCGGGGATTGGCTGATTTCTAGAAAATAGTAAAAAAAAGCAGGAATGAAAAAAATGAAATGATACATCATATAGATACACCTCCATAAACAGTAAAGAAATAGCGTAGCCGTCAGCATTGAGCCTATCCAAAGTGGATCGGTTGAATGCTGAAGGCCACATTAGCCTCAGCAAAAATCCAAATAGAATGGAGATGAAAGGTTATGGCAGCTAACAACAATTCTAGCAACAACCTTTTAGTTCCTCAAGCTAACCAAGCTCTTGACCAATTGAAATACGAAATCGCTACTGAATTCGGCGTACAATTGGGACCAGACACTACTTCTCGCCAAAACGGATCTGTTGGTGGAGAAATCACGAAGCGCCTTGTTTCTTTCGCTGAGCAACAACTAGCTCGCTAATTAAACAACAGCATACGTGGATGATGAGGGATGAAACCCCCTCATACGAAAAGGAGGGTCGGTTGCTTTAAGCACCGATCCTCCTTTACTTTTTGCAGAGATGTTAGGAAGAAAGATGAATCGTTTTAATATGCTGTACATTCCAATTGGTTCGATCACCCGTCATATTGATAAGTTCTAACAGATTGTATTCTAAACGGCTAACTATTCCAATCTTGTGAGGATCATCACCTGTATCAAGGATAATAAGTTCTCCTTCCAGCCGTTTCATCTGTTCTTCAAAAGAACGAGAAAGCGGAATTTGAGATGCTTTAATTTGTAGATGATGATTACTAAGAGAGAAGGGGGTAAAGCTTCGGCAATAGGGGATCAGCCATTTTACATGATGGAGGGAAATAAACATAGTCTTAAAGACCGGGGAATAGAACACTAGATAATTGTTTAGTATAGTCGTCACATATCCGTGCAAAGAGTGTGAACCTGTTACATTAATTTCTAGAAACAAGCCCTTCGCTTTGTTCAGAATATTGCGATAAGATAAAGCTTCTTTATTTAAAAGAATTGGACTTTCTTGTAGCTCAAAGGTATTGACTAGATCAGAGCTTATCTGTTTGATTGATTTTACATGAATCCAGGGTACATAGATGTAACGTGTACCTTCATATAGAACGAGGATATCAATCCCCTGATCCATCACTTGGCCTACTACGTTATTATTCTCAGATAATGTTACTTCAACAAACTGATTTAAAAAAGGAGAGATGGGTTCCAAGAGGAGTTTCCTCCTTTCCTAGGAGAACGGGAAAGTAACATCTATCTGTTCCATTTTGGATAAGACATACCTGGCAATTTTATGGTAACCGATTGGAGCGAATTTCCTCTTTGATTGAAAGGATATGGTGTTTTTAACGAAATTTGATGCTTTGAGGGCTTCTTTTTTGGATGAATTCTTACTGCAGGCGGTGTGGAGAAGTACTTTTGTTTCTGTCTATCGCGTTTTTTAACACGCAGACAGAAAACTTCTCGATTACCTACATGTCTAGCATTCTGATTAGCAGGGGAGACAGTGTCAGATGAAGAAGATGATGATGAAGATGATGATGAAGATGATGATGAAGATGATGATGTTGTTGTTGTTAAACTAGCAATAGTTGCTTTTGAAATCCAGACGAGTTCTTTATTATGGACTAAGGCAATTTGATTTTGATCAGCTTCGGTCAAAATTCCTGAGATGGGTTCATAACTAGGAAAATGAACGTGAACGAATGTATTTCGTAATTTGTCTAATAAAGCGGAGAAATTAGGTGCATCATGAAGTTGATATAAAGGGCTTTTCGTTCTAATTTTGGAATGAGTTCCATTCTTTTGAGAACGCCCATGTGTTTTGTCTAGAATACCAATGCACTTGATTTCACTTAGCTGATAATATACAAATGTCCCTTTTTCGGTTTGCAGGGCAACATAGTCAGTGCCAGCGAAACGAAGTAATCCCGTGTATGAATCTTTCCCAGTTCGATTAATTCGTACTCTTTTATTAACTAGCGATTTTAATAGCTGTTCGTATGATTCAGCTTCGATAACCTCCTGAGGGATTCCTTTTTTAATTTCAAAAGGCGGGTTTCGAAAATCCTCTTCAATACTAGTGAGCGGCGGCAAATAATAATACAAGACTTGGCTATCTTCTGTTAATTGAACGAGGTAGTTTGATTTGGTAGCCAGTAGGATTCCACGTATTGTTTCAGCTCTACCTCTATAGAGGCGCACAGTCTTGCCGACCAGAGACTGTAAAGTGGTGATATCGAACATGTTATACATAGCCCCTTTCATTTGACCAATCAGGATATTTACAATGCATGTATATGTATCCCCTGACATTCTTGCTGTAAACAAGAGCCCTTTTCTGGAATAATTCCACATTTGCCCTAGATTTTAGCCCTTTCTTGTTGCACTGGTTATTCACACAAACGGCAAGAGCGGACTAGTCATATGTTAGTAGGGAAATCATGTGCTTTTCAATCATGCACAGGAGAGGGGAAATAGTCAGTGAAAAAAAGTACCGCGAAACGAATTTTGCGTGATTATCCTGAATTTGAAGCGTGGCTAAAGCAACAGCCAACACGTGTTGCCAGAGTGTTAAGCAATCCTGCGACGATGGATAAATATTTAGAGCAATGGGAAAAAGAAAAAAAGAGACAACAGCGAACCTCTCTCGCATCCCTTGTTAATTTACAAAGTATTTCCGAAAAGACACGTAAAGTAAATGAGAAGCTGACCAGTTTGCAAAGTATTTTAGACGTTATTTCAGATAACAAAAAAATATAAGTGAATAATTTGTGGATTTTGTGGGGTGGTGGTGAGGAAGCCAACCCTTTTTTCTTTTATTCTGCTATACTAGAAAAGTAAGATATTTATTCTAAACGGGCAATCGACCTAGACATCTGAGGAGGAATTTGACATGAGCTTTAGCGATAAATTATCTGGGGTAATACATACGATACCAGCAATAGATATGGTAGCAGCCGAGCAAGCAAAAAAAGAA
The nucleotide sequence above comes from Brevibacillus laterosporus LMG 15441. Encoded proteins:
- a CDS encoding alpha/beta-type small acid-soluble spore protein; its protein translation is MAANNNSSNNLLVPQANQALDQLKYEIATEFGVQLGPDTTSRQNGSVGGEITKRLVSFAEQQLAR
- a CDS encoding protein adenylyltransferase SelO gives rise to the protein MTQRKAMQEAGWNFDNSYARLPESFFSSLNLNPVRSPKLIILNKKLAEALGLNMEALQSEDGVEVLAGNRIPEGAFPIAQAYAGHQFGHFTMLGDGRALLLGEQITPLGKRFDIQLKGSGKTSYSRRGDGRAALGPMLREYIISEAMHALGIPTTRSLAVVTTGETVIRETDLPGAILTRVADSHIRVGTFQYVLKWGTIDELRVLADYTLQRHFPEAEAGDNPYLSLLKEVIKRQATLIAKWQLVGFIHGVMNTDNMAISGETIDYGPCAFMDAYDPATVFSSIDIQGRYAYGNQPRIAAWNLSRFAETLLPLLHDDHEQAVKLAQDAISDFTELYRSNWIAGMRAKLGIGNEEKQDESLIEDLLTIMQKYRADYTNTFLALTFGRLEDTVLSGTPEFAQWHEMWQARRGRQQGSKSTSYQLMQNSNPALIPRNHRVEEALESAVQQGDYSVMERLLIALSNPYTHSLEQAEYCTLPPQSAIPYRTYCGT
- a CDS encoding 5'-3' exonuclease, which gives rise to MKNKILLLDGMSFLFRAFYASSWTGSIRQTKSGLYTNAVYGFTKMMLDYADLIQPTHLIVAWDVASRESLLRSQWYDGYKSNRVEPPAELIPQFSLVKEVTQAFSIPNVGLSGYEGDDILGTLSKRFAEEGHEVIICSGDYDSLQLVCDQVHVKILKNGGKHEHYCPQSLLEQKGITSAQVIDVKALQGDTSDCIPGCPGIGEKTAVKLITEHGTLDNLYANVDSLTPKMRAKLTENKEQVYLSQKLATILSDAPVELMLEEASWEYDPVLVLEKMNELEFSKTMLARIG
- a CDS encoding VWA domain-containing protein, with the translated sequence MFVRHQRVDRFVFDAYFRSSRIAKEWVEETMRKSPWFSEALLFDFFLAFYLKQPEVNEVSDAVPFHRWMVRSLLRQHFYQSIHPRTIASESASFKTASKALMWLVSSFEEEVQRRKKMDKILGVSDQSQQGQNIDQQSSDPEQTDQLLERLTQKQQEQLRLVGYTLQQGKQMVEDKEESQSARPLAEEEVQLLRSRIIEMQEEMKTNYIKRPKLLQKVKKLEAELMQRQKQVERLIKQEKSAIQHLEQELGDWLQQSLKKSLQTEEQDTSYLFALVEASQRFSNRRWGSDLGKLRRETYEKYLKWVEQLSKHPDLLHFLQEVGRNVHEFSMRKKKRKERRMPEEYDDLRQSGDLSHLLASEALLLADPDLETYFMVKALEQKLLTYDTIGWRDEPPSGPVICMLDSSHSMRGAKLRLAQIFVMTFAAISLLEKRDFMLMLFGTKGEVIERPLYYKKPDWMGFYELAQQAFGGGTNFDEPIKRGIQILYENPKFEAADFVMITDGIGEISPPVRQLLGQMAVDKQVKLHSLIMGTARQHLVQTYDLIGISHQVRFATSWETNDPQNSGLFLDVFAP